A stretch of Brassica napus cultivar Da-Ae chromosome C6, Da-Ae, whole genome shotgun sequence DNA encodes these proteins:
- the LOC106418333 gene encoding eukaryotic translation initiation factor 4G isoform X2: protein MSYNQSTSDRSDIQYRRTRRSTGYHQQQQQPHRSSPAGYGRGAGTGAVTDSSTNVDPCSSSKRSGSLEKPNNAQGWHQPRVNHSVPDNHNGPNVQSRSQVAGASGGAIPKAPTSQSTTLNTAKAPGDPFSLGPDLMKVTVWGPKQDLLNKAADNQLKKEGNSPSSEKTDVQVQHISLPSHMQKSPVTNIRIPSLQTPDQDPQVPHPMHFGGPNMHMQPPNVAPASFQMTLSTGNTLQIQQQVFFQDLPPSHPMHQAQGHGFATPMGAQIHPQLGQQKGPFSSPHTPVQVLHKAERKYQVGAVVEQAKQWKFKGILNKLTPQNFEKLLEQVKSVNIDNAVTLIGVVSQIFDKALMEPTFCEMYADLCFHLSGALPDFKWNGEKISFKRLFLNKCQKEFERGERGEREEEEASRVGRVGEEGQTEQEREEKRLNVRRRMLCNIRLIGELYKKKMLTERIMHACIQKLLGYDQEDPHEENIEALCKLMCTIGVMIDHDKAKVPMDAYFERMKMLSCKQELSSWARFMLVNVIDLRKNKWQESVKLEGPIPDTVGNKDSCVFLKETSTINESMDVNGFNVLPSQVESVRRLFERHPDIAVRFRAKNQLLRNSCMNSLLSLIETLCQPLEDLSNEDLIGAEIALTYVKDSGFSVDWLEKKLDQVKEMKEKEVSGLAILQVTEEKLLKLKQKCAELEALAEEQKAESSATITPLSFYDVV from the exons ATGTCCTACAATCAGTCAACATCCGACAGAAGCGATATTCAATACCGGAGAACTAGGCGATCCACCGGCTACcatcagcagcagcaacaaccaCACCGATCTTCCCCCGCCGGTTACGGTAGGGGAGCCGGCACCGGAGCTGTGACCGACTCTTCCACCAACGTTGATCCTTGCTCATCCTCTAAACGCAG TGGCAGTCTTGAGAAGCCTAACAATGCTCAAGGATGGCATCAGCCTAGGGTGAATCATTCAGTTCCGGACAATCACAATGGTCCCAATGTACAGTCTCGTTCTCAAG TTGCAGGAGCGTCCGGTGGAGCTATTCCAAAGGCTCCTACTTCGCAGTCTACCACCTTGAACACAGCTAAAG CTCCTGGAGATCCTTTTTCACTTGGTCCTGACTTAATGAAG GTGACAGTTTGGGGACCTAAACAGGATTTACTGAATAAGGCTGCAGATAATCAGCTGAAGAAAGAGGGGAACAGTCCATCAAGTGAAAAAACAGATGTCCAAGTCCAACATATATCCCTTCCAAGTCATATGCAGAAGTCACCAGTTACAAATATCCGCATTCCTTCGTTGCAGACACCTGATCAGGATCCTCAGGTTCCTCACCCTATGCATTTCGGTGGCCCCAATATGCACATGCAGCCTCCCAATGTGGCTCCAGCCTCGTTTCAGATGACATTATCTACGGGAAATACACTTCAAATCCAGCAGCAGGTGTTTTTCCAGGACCTACCACCATCACATCCGATGCATCAGGCTCAGGGACATGGTTTTGCAACTCCTATGGGGGCTCAGATTCATCCTCAGTTGGGCCAACAAAAAGGACCTTTTTCTTCTCCCCATACTCCTGTGCAGGTGCTGCACAAAGCCGAGAGAAAATACCAAGTAGGTGCAGTTGTAGAACAAGCAAAACAATGGAAATTTAAGGGCATATTGAACAAGTTGACCCCGCAAAACTTTGAGAAACTGTTGGAGCAAGTTAAAAGTGTCAACATCGACAACGCTGTTACGCTTATTGGTGTAGTTTCACAGATATTTGACAAAGCCTTGATGGAGCCTACCTTCTGTGAGATGTATGCAGATTTGTGTTTTCATCTGTCTGGGGCGTTACCTGACTTCAAGTGGAATGGTGAAAAGATTAGCTTCAAAAGATTGTTTCTCAATAAATGTCAAAAGGAGtttgagagaggagagagaggagagagagaagaggaggaggcCAGTAGAGTTGGTAGAGTTGGTGAAGAAGGACAAACTGAGCaggaaagagaagagaagagactcAATGTTCGGAGGAGAATGCTATGTAATATTAGACTTATTGGTGAGTTATACAAGAAAAAGATGTTGACTGAGAGAATCATGCACGCATGCATCCAAAAGTTGCTCGGGTATGATCAGGAGGATCCACATGAAGAGAACATAGAAGCTCTGTGTAAGCTAATGTGTACGATAGGAGTTATGATCGATCATGACAAAGCTAAGGTCCCTATGGATGCATATTTTGAGAGAATGAAAATGCTGTCATGCAAACAAGAATTGTCTTCTTGGGCCAGGTTCATGTTAGTTAATGTCATCGATCTGAGAAAGAACAAATGGCAAGAGAGTGTGAAACTTGAAGGGCCAATTCCGGATACTGTCGGAAATAAAGATTCTTGCGTCTTTCTCAAGGAAACTTCAACGATAAATGAAAGCATGGATGTCAatgggtttaatgttttgcctTCACAA GTAGAATCTGTGAGGCGACTGTTTGAGAGACATCCAGACATTGCAGTAAGGTTTCGTGCAAAGAACCAACTTCTGAGAAATTCTTGCATGAATTCCCTTCTCAGCTTAATCGAGACACTGTGTCAACCACTTGAAGATCTCTCCAATGAGGATCTTATCGGAGCAGAGATTGCACTGACTTATGTGAAAGATTCAGGGTTTAGTGTGGATTGGTTGGAGAAGAAGCTGGACCAAGTAAAAGAAATGAAGGAGAAAGAGGTGTCTGGTTTAGCCATACTCCAAGTAACAGAGGAGAAGTTACTGAAGCTGAAGCAAAAGTGTGCTGAGCTTGAGGCTCTAGCTGAGGAGCAGAAGGCCGAGTCGTCAGCCACTATAACTCCTCTGTCATTCTACGATGTTGTTTGA